The following proteins come from a genomic window of Limnohabitans sp. 103DPR2:
- a CDS encoding FecR family protein — MKENVFSFPIANSSASKAQEWIVRIDAGPLTSQERSDLQAWLSEDPHHVELLDTLALIWSEAARAEFPAQSFLSSTALNPQKKFIFGRIFELADISLSWKLWVGVSAFFAMCFFFLLSNQTSTLSEHVRPVHSEIMTSVATEIGQNLELPLTDGSRVRLNTASTIRVEFTKKNRRILLERGEGLFDVAKDVHRPFEVIAGQTTVRAVGTKFSVVHFPDGRTDVTVFEGIVEVLTSQSHVTSQPLRLGVGQTLTVQSEQIALQQLSMATLGNKLAWTDDRIIFDNTSLLEAVTQVNRYSSVPFRITDQTLLNLHISGAFSTPDIQVFIRSLEQGFGLHVEKTADAYLIQKENLK, encoded by the coding sequence ATGAAAGAAAATGTTTTTTCATTTCCCATTGCCAACAGTTCTGCCAGCAAGGCACAAGAGTGGATTGTTCGAATTGATGCAGGTCCGTTAACATCGCAAGAGCGGAGTGACTTACAAGCTTGGTTAAGTGAAGACCCTCATCATGTCGAATTACTTGATACTTTGGCATTGATTTGGAGTGAGGCTGCTCGGGCCGAATTTCCTGCCCAATCATTTTTATCTTCAACTGCTCTTAATCCCCAAAAGAAGTTCATTTTTGGTCGCATATTCGAATTGGCTGACATCAGCCTAAGTTGGAAACTTTGGGTTGGTGTTTCTGCTTTCTTCGCTATGTGTTTTTTCTTTTTGCTATCAAATCAAACTTCTACATTGTCCGAGCATGTCCGACCTGTTCATTCAGAAATCATGACGTCAGTCGCCACTGAAATCGGTCAGAATCTGGAGCTGCCTCTAACTGACGGATCGCGTGTTCGACTCAATACTGCTTCAACTATTCGGGTTGAATTCACTAAGAAAAATCGCAGAATTTTGCTGGAAAGGGGTGAGGGTCTTTTTGATGTGGCAAAAGATGTCCACCGTCCATTCGAAGTTATTGCGGGTCAAACAACTGTACGTGCAGTCGGTACAAAATTCTCCGTCGTTCATTTTCCAGATGGAAGAACTGACGTTACCGTTTTCGAAGGCATTGTGGAAGTATTGACATCTCAATCTCATGTAACTTCACAGCCGCTTCGATTAGGCGTAGGTCAAACACTGACAGTTCAATCAGAACAAATTGCATTGCAACAATTGTCTATGGCTACTTTAGGAAATAAATTGGCCTGGACAGACGATCGGATTATTTTTGACAACACCTCACTTTTAGAGGCTGTGACTCAAGTCAACCGATATTCTTCTGTTCCTTTCCGCATCACTGATCAAACCTTGTTGAATTTACATATATCAGGCGCATTTTCAACGCCTGATATTCAGGTTTTTATTCGAAGCTTGGAACAAGGTTTTGGCTTGCATGTAGAGAAAACAGCTGATGCCTATCTCATTCAAAAAGAGAATTTGAAGTAA
- a CDS encoding RNA polymerase sigma factor, with the protein MKLLELYLLHQKTLEKYLRRLIGNREDAADISQEAFLRAYASEVGQATPLSQALIYTVAKNLALSELRKRTFRATDSMGDLSQFEIFDAGNSPEALIQQQQMIAAIEIAMTRMPPKCLEVFHLRKIEGISHQDIAKQLSISTKTVERHITRALQLCQEALIENTTHKNGLSKVEFPQRHQQ; encoded by the coding sequence ATGAAATTGCTTGAGCTCTATCTGCTGCATCAAAAAACACTTGAAAAATACTTGCGTAGATTGATTGGCAATCGAGAAGATGCCGCAGACATTTCACAGGAGGCCTTCTTGCGTGCTTACGCGTCTGAGGTTGGTCAGGCTACGCCATTAAGTCAAGCATTAATTTACACTGTAGCTAAAAACTTAGCTTTGTCAGAGCTAAGGAAACGGACTTTTCGAGCAACTGATTCAATGGGTGATTTATCTCAATTTGAAATTTTTGATGCTGGAAATAGTCCAGAAGCGCTGATTCAGCAACAGCAAATGATTGCTGCAATTGAAATAGCGATGACACGAATGCCTCCAAAATGTTTAGAAGTTTTTCACCTTAGAAAAATTGAAGGAATTTCACATCAAGATATCGCCAAACAACTTTCAATATCTACTAAAACTGTAGAGCGGCATATTACGAGAGCATTGCAACTGTGTCAGGAAGCGTTGATTGAAAATACGACGCATAAAAATGGTCTTTCCAAAGTTGAATTTCCACAAAGGCATCAGCAATGA
- a CDS encoding cytochrome-c peroxidase, whose translation MCQISSNSQKNFSNKVVKNMKLILNLIACLSVSVLISACGGQIDNPSKSNVLSANSQNGSEGLAELGKIIFNDINLSEPRGTACANCHQDKLGFAGNNGGKNGVAIGSLATSVGSRNAMTNSYLGLIPSRLSFVTANNETEAVGGFFWDGRADTPELQALGPLLNPLEMNNQNSQSVVAQIASSSYSNLFQQVFGSQIFSDTDKAFSAIGVAIAAFELSRLQPYNSKYDAMVRKELSFNQTETFGMNLFMDPLKGNCAACHLMNPTSGNPKDSPFSEFTYYASGIPRNTAIPKSTDPTFYDLGLCGPDRALPTLPLDVAPNITIENFCGKFRMPSLRNVADRPAYMHNGIFKDLETVVRFYSTRNSNPHFWYGQSVSNDLPLKYLKNIEVAKAPFNRPSAAGPALSEDEINAIVAFLKTLSDRQ comes from the coding sequence GTGTGTCAAATTTCAAGTAATTCTCAAAAAAATTTTTCAAATAAAGTAGTTAAAAATATGAAATTAATTTTGAATTTGATTGCATGCCTGTCTGTTTCTGTCTTGATCTCAGCATGTGGCGGGCAAATCGATAATCCTTCGAAATCCAATGTTCTGTCTGCTAATTCACAAAATGGTAGTGAAGGTTTGGCAGAGTTAGGGAAAATAATATTCAATGACATCAACCTTTCAGAACCACGTGGTACCGCTTGCGCTAACTGTCATCAAGATAAGTTGGGTTTTGCAGGAAACAATGGCGGAAAAAATGGAGTTGCTATCGGTAGCTTAGCCACTTCAGTCGGCTCGCGCAACGCAATGACCAACAGCTATTTAGGACTCATACCAAGTCGCCTTTCTTTTGTGACTGCCAACAATGAAACTGAAGCTGTTGGTGGATTTTTTTGGGATGGTCGTGCTGACACACCGGAATTGCAGGCACTAGGTCCTCTGCTCAATCCATTGGAGATGAACAATCAAAATTCTCAAAGTGTTGTTGCGCAAATTGCAAGCTCATCGTATTCAAATTTATTTCAACAGGTATTTGGCTCTCAGATTTTCAGTGATACGGATAAAGCTTTTAGTGCCATTGGGGTTGCTATTGCAGCGTTTGAATTAAGCAGATTGCAGCCCTATAACTCCAAATACGATGCAATGGTTCGCAAGGAGTTAAGTTTCAACCAAACAGAAACATTTGGCATGAACCTGTTCATGGACCCTCTAAAGGGAAACTGTGCTGCTTGTCACTTAATGAACCCAACAAGTGGTAACCCTAAAGACTCACCATTTTCTGAGTTTACTTACTACGCAAGCGGTATTCCGCGTAACACCGCCATTCCCAAAAGTACAGACCCTACTTTCTATGATCTTGGTCTTTGTGGGCCGGACAGAGCATTGCCAACATTGCCTTTAGATGTTGCTCCCAACATCACAATTGAGAATTTTTGCGGAAAATTTCGAATGCCAAGCTTACGTAATGTTGCAGACCGTCCTGCATACATGCACAACGGTATTTTCAAAGATTTAGAAACTGTTGTTCGTTTCTACAGCACACGAAATAGCAATCCGCATTTTTGGTATGGTCAATCAGTGAGCAATGATTTACCCTTGAAGTATTTGAAAAATATTGAAGTTGCAAAGGCTCCTTTCAATAGACCATCTGCGGCTGGTCCAGCATTGAGTGAGGATGAAATTAACGCAATCGTTGCTTTTTTGAAGACGCTGAGTGATCGCCAATGA
- a CDS encoding response regulator gives MNINASHTILVVEDDQKISDLLINYLKANQYRGIAAYDGRTALQFAKDETFDAIILDWMLPELNGIQLCQEIRTFSDVPILMLTAKVEEVDRLLGLDTGADDYVCKPFAPREVIARIRALLRRSEGKLIANANPWFVDENAFRIRLKGEWLPLTRVEFLILRLLLSRSGRVFSRDHLLNTIHATQKDISDRAIDTHVKNLRKKIQKIDPNFDGIVSVYGVGYRFDLP, from the coding sequence ATGAATATCAATGCATCTCACACAATTTTAGTTGTAGAAGATGATCAAAAAATTTCGGATCTACTGATTAATTATTTAAAGGCCAATCAATACCGCGGCATTGCTGCCTACGACGGACGCACTGCATTGCAATTTGCAAAGGATGAAACATTTGATGCCATCATTTTGGACTGGATGCTTCCCGAATTAAATGGCATTCAGCTATGTCAAGAAATACGCACTTTCAGTGACGTTCCTATTCTAATGCTGACTGCGAAAGTCGAAGAAGTTGATCGACTGTTGGGATTAGATACGGGCGCAGACGACTATGTCTGCAAACCTTTCGCGCCCCGTGAAGTGATCGCAAGAATCCGAGCCTTACTTCGCCGCTCAGAGGGGAAGCTTATAGCAAACGCTAATCCATGGTTTGTAGACGAAAACGCTTTCAGAATCCGTTTGAAAGGTGAATGGCTTCCACTGACGCGCGTTGAATTCTTGATACTTAGATTGCTGTTGAGTCGCTCTGGTCGCGTTTTTTCAAGAGATCACCTTTTGAACACCATTCACGCTACTCAAAAAGATATCAGTGACAGAGCCATTGATACCCATGTCAAAAATTTGCGCAAAAAAATTCAAAAAATTGATCCTAACTTTGATGGCATCGTTTCTGTGTATGGCGTGGGATACCGATTTGATTTGCCCTAA
- a CDS encoding ATP-binding protein has translation MGSLTAWNLRDGFSEYLAGRDIERLEQFADLVAMTAEKYGGVEKMEASGTNLHDLLHEFAKIHGASPIRALKDVLPGKELNAALGFKPPPRPIDSIDAFKDRIAVYHADGHPILGTPALSQSAQTIDRPVTLGNSVVAFVRMAKLKPVPNEVEYRFLAMQYKSTLAVSFLLLVTALMLALWISKQWVKPLIEIQGASELIAKGKLQTRLKTNRTDEIGDAMANINAMASSLEILEKTKRQWLADISHELRTPLTILRGEIDGLIEGVIDYSPTSMNSLREEVLKLNSLVNDLHLLALSDLQVLPCYFEELNLKKLISQIVDRFQRQAATKDIHLNVQFIEIEELQVRWDSRRIDQLVGNLIDNSLRHTDSPGKVFVTVQLKNPFAVSIDINDTAPGASENDLKHLFDPLFRADTSRSKWTGGSGLGLSICQQITNSHHGLLKASHSELGGISMHLELPIDGDATT, from the coding sequence ATGGGTTCTCTTACGGCTTGGAATTTGCGAGATGGTTTTTCAGAATATCTGGCAGGAAGAGATATAGAGAGACTCGAGCAATTTGCCGATTTAGTTGCCATGACTGCAGAGAAGTATGGCGGTGTCGAAAAAATGGAAGCCAGCGGTACCAATTTGCATGATTTGCTTCATGAATTCGCAAAAATACACGGTGCATCTCCTATTAGAGCCCTGAAAGATGTTCTGCCAGGAAAAGAACTCAATGCTGCCTTGGGTTTTAAACCACCTCCCAGACCGATTGACAGTATTGATGCATTCAAAGATCGGATTGCTGTCTACCACGCTGACGGACATCCCATACTTGGAACACCTGCACTTAGTCAATCCGCTCAAACAATAGACAGACCCGTCACTCTTGGTAATTCAGTTGTTGCATTTGTCCGAATGGCCAAACTAAAGCCGGTTCCAAACGAAGTTGAATACAGATTTCTTGCGATGCAATACAAAAGCACCTTAGCAGTTTCTTTTCTTCTGCTGGTGACGGCACTGATGCTTGCCCTTTGGATTTCGAAGCAATGGGTTAAGCCGTTGATAGAAATACAAGGCGCAAGTGAGCTGATAGCAAAAGGAAAATTGCAGACACGCTTAAAGACAAATCGGACCGATGAAATAGGTGATGCGATGGCCAACATTAACGCAATGGCCAGCAGCTTAGAAATACTTGAAAAAACAAAACGTCAATGGCTTGCTGATATTTCGCATGAATTGCGTACGCCACTCACAATCTTGCGTGGTGAAATTGATGGTTTGATAGAGGGTGTTATTGATTATTCACCAACGTCTATGAATTCATTGCGTGAGGAAGTATTGAAGTTAAATTCTCTGGTAAATGATCTACACCTTTTGGCGCTTTCAGACCTTCAAGTTTTGCCTTGTTATTTTGAAGAATTAAATTTAAAAAAATTAATTTCACAAATAGTTGACAGATTTCAACGTCAGGCTGCTACCAAAGATATTCATTTAAATGTGCAATTCATTGAGATTGAGGAATTGCAAGTTCGTTGGGATAGCAGAAGAATTGATCAACTTGTTGGCAACTTGATTGACAATAGTCTTCGCCACACAGACTCACCAGGTAAGGTCTTTGTCACGGTTCAATTGAAAAACCCTTTTGCTGTGTCAATTGACATCAATGATACGGCCCCTGGCGCATCTGAAAATGACTTGAAGCACCTTTTTGATCCACTTTTCCGTGCAGACACTTCACGTTCGAAGTGGACTGGTGGCAGTGGATTGGGGTTATCAATTTGTCAGCAAATTACAAATTCGCATCATGGGTTATTGAAGGCAAGTCATTCTGAATTAGGTGGTATCTCTATGCACCTTGAATTGCCAATTGATGGAGATGCTACAACATGA
- a CDS encoding GDSL-type esterase/lipase family protein, translating into MDAILVIQFTICTQLNLIMKKSSLFAFYFSCFSKFHIKFMSHLIQSTGASKSQNLFFALTIALLNLFVSQHSYADDTFRSTKPTARVEHFQKRQQEINQFLQNSNDLNEVKLLFIGDSITDFWLFDDNPWVSGQKYGRKIWNESFNVKGDKNFSFNMGISGDRLEHVLYRILPKSQGGLGQLDSNELNPEFIILMLGINNSWAVESPVAESVYQGILANLRALRDLKPKSRIVLQSLLPTNDTSKNKELVLIVNQRLQALVATPEFSKFVVFLNLYPYYIDADGRQIAPYFADGLHPNDQGYKVWRDKLLEFLTKVRVTQTQ; encoded by the coding sequence ATGGATGCGATACTGGTCATTCAATTCACAATTTGCACACAATTGAACTTGATAATGAAAAAAAGTAGCCTCTTTGCGTTCTATTTTTCGTGCTTTTCAAAATTTCACATCAAATTTATGTCCCACCTTATTCAATCTACAGGCGCATCGAAAAGTCAAAATTTATTTTTTGCACTGACTATTGCATTATTGAATCTTTTTGTATCGCAGCACTCGTATGCAGACGATACTTTCCGTTCCACGAAACCAACGGCACGCGTTGAGCATTTTCAAAAGAGACAACAAGAAATCAATCAATTTCTTCAAAATTCAAATGACTTGAACGAAGTGAAACTGTTGTTCATAGGCGATTCAATTACTGACTTTTGGCTGTTTGACGACAATCCGTGGGTCAGCGGACAAAAGTACGGCCGAAAGATTTGGAACGAAAGCTTTAATGTCAAAGGTGACAAAAATTTTTCGTTCAACATGGGCATTTCAGGCGATCGACTCGAGCATGTTTTGTATCGCATCTTGCCAAAATCACAAGGCGGATTGGGCCAGTTAGATTCGAATGAACTTAACCCCGAATTTATAATTTTGATGCTTGGCATCAACAACAGTTGGGCTGTAGAGTCGCCTGTGGCTGAGAGCGTTTACCAAGGCATTCTGGCAAATTTGCGAGCATTGCGCGACCTGAAGCCTAAATCTCGCATCGTTTTGCAATCTTTATTACCAACCAACGACACTTCGAAAAACAAAGAACTCGTGTTAATTGTGAATCAGCGTCTGCAAGCGTTGGTTGCAACTCCTGAATTTTCTAAGTTTGTAGTATTTTTAAATCTATACCCTTATTACATTGATGCTGATGGCCGTCAAATTGCGCCATATTTTGCTGATGGTCTACATCCCAACGATCAAGGCTACAAAGTTTGGCGTGATAAGTTGCTTGAATTTTTGACGAAAGTGCGAGTTACGCAAACGCAGTAA
- a CDS encoding winged helix-turn-helix domain-containing protein: protein MTNSLNASSPQVTDIDSYSNHIQIYEVGDLCINSRNRSVVWRGKSLKLTATEFNLLFVLTQHSGKTVSKSQLSLEALHKPLQKFDRSIDVHIHRLRLKMGPNADGMAVIQTIHKQGFQFLIA from the coding sequence ATGACAAATTCATTGAACGCTTCTTCTCCACAGGTCACTGACATAGATTCATATTCCAATCATATTCAAATTTATGAGGTTGGTGATCTCTGTATCAATTCTCGCAATCGCAGCGTTGTGTGGCGTGGGAAATCTTTAAAGCTTACAGCGACAGAATTTAACTTGCTTTTTGTTTTGACTCAACACAGTGGCAAAACAGTTAGCAAATCGCAATTGTCATTAGAGGCTTTGCATAAACCTCTCCAAAAGTTTGACCGAAGCATTGATGTTCACATTCATCGGTTGCGTTTAAAAATGGGCCCCAATGCCGACGGTATGGCTGTCATTCAGACCATCCACAAACAAGGATTTCAATTCTTGATTGCATAA